Part of the Nicotiana sylvestris chromosome 2, ASM39365v2, whole genome shotgun sequence genome, ATCAACTAGCTCCTGCAGTCCTACTTAAGGTTTGGTAGAAATTGAGCATTTAACATATCCAGAGGGACGAGGCACATAAAGCTCAAATAAGCACTTAGAGTATCCCTTTACCCCATCATTCCTTACTTGAACAAACAACAGAGCTTAAAAAAAACGATACATGGTCACAATCCAACCAGACCTGTGACAGCCACAACCCTAAACTCAGCCTTTAGTTTTTTTCCTGATGAAATTTCAGCAGTTAGGGTAAATTTAGTATGAGAGCAGCGGGTGCATCTGCACTGCACACTTGCATTTGATTTTAACTATATGAACTGTTGAACAATTTTTAAGACATATATTTTTACTAAGTTAGCGCCCGCTGCTACAACGTCCTCAAGGTGTCTTCTGTTGGTGGTATGCATAAGAAAAAGACATCAACTTTGTACACAACTTCCAGAAAGCAAGAACCCAACTTACCTTGTCATTAACTTCGCAGAACTTCAGTTTCTCAGTAAAAATGGAATCACCATTGCTCACTTTAAACTGGTGAGAACCAATCTACATAACAAAAGACAACAGCTTCAATTCTCCAAAGGTCACAATTAAAGATACTTTATTTATCAGTAAACGTATACAATCTATAGTGTTAAAAAAACTCCTAATATattaagtcaataaaaaatagcatAGACATTCATATAGTCGATTATAAGGTATACAGGAAACAGCAATTAACCTGAACAATGGCGAAAACGGGTTCATATGGTTTGAAGACCCGGTCCGATTTCTGAAGTGGGCCGATGACCTTATACCCAATTTCAGCTGCCTCGTGTTCTTTCTCCTCTGGAGTGTACTCTCTGCTGGGCTCACTATTCGACTCCAAACCCTCCACGTCCTGATCATCATCATAATCATCATCATCAGTTTCTTCTTCACTTCCCTCCTCGTCATCATCGCTATTGATCGGTCGATTGGAACAGAAATTCCGGTGGAAAGATGAAATTTTAGTGGTAATGTGGGGGCATTTTGGGGAGGACGTGAGTGCGTTAAGGGAATTGAGTAGTTTTGGGGTTAGGATTTGAGGGGAAACGGAAGTAAGGGAATGGAGAGAAGATGGCTCCGGAGATAGAAGATATGTTAAATGACGGGTTAGGGTTTGAACGCATCGGCGATTCGCCATTGTTTGGCTGAGCTTTGACCTTTAGGGGAGTGATGAGTGGGGACTGGTGAAAGTCTAGGGTTTAAGAGTGAGCTGGAAGTTGGGGGTTTCTGTTCTGATTGAACTCGGTAACATGACTCAcggttctctttttcttttcgtttttttcccttttttatttgaagagtagtaattttatttttatttttaaataacaGTGGTGTTTGAGTTTCACATTTTCTGGTTAGCTTGCCCCTGTCATGATTTTCATATTTATCGACCACCAAACCACACGCTCGAATTTGGAGTAACAGTTTTAACTTTTACTTGATAGCTATGTTTAGCTTGATCAAGAAATAATCAACTCACCCCTCTTAATTTGTAACTTTTCATATTATCAAAGTAACTAGCGTGTGTTGAAGAATTATAATGATTTTTGAAACTTCGTGTTACTGTATTTAAGGATATTTTATCAACAACGAGCATGATAAGTGATAAAAGTTTTTGTGTTGCATTCATTTATTTGATGCAAATATAAATTTTTTTGTGGAATCTTTAGCATGTTGGCTCATTACTTGCAATGTATGATACCGCAATCTCATCTCATCTATAGTTGGAAACTACTGATCAGCATGTTGGTTTTTTTTAAATCTAATTAGATAAGAGGTGTGAATAGGAAATGAAGGGAAAAGATTTGGAGAGAAACGAAAAGTTTGAAGCTATTTCctttactaatgcactttgtccctcatcgaaaaaattaaagaaaatttttgtGCTTATATAGAGAAGTACCTCGCGCCGTCGTCACTCGCTCGGCTTCGGTCAACCCTTAGTTACCATAAGCTTGCGATTTATGTCCAGTACTAGTGAGGTTATGCCTGGGTATGTTAGCAGATCCACTAACATTTTTATTTTCGTCAAAATTATCAAACGAATAGCATAAACAGCATGCACATTCTAACATTTACCAAAACGTGACAACATTAAAATCTATTAGGAGGTATTTGTGAGCTTAACACATAATTCAAATTGCAAAGAGGTTGAAAAGTTTTTTAATTTCAGCAACAATGAAATGAAGTATAggtgttttatttttcttctgaATCAAGTATTTGAGAAGACATGTGATTTGAAGTGTTCTGCAAAAGCATAGTGTTTAATGTTATTGTCACTGAATCTAAACTTTAACTATACACAATAGATCACCAACAAAATCTTAGCTCCTATACATCATAGAATTGCCTGAAATTTCTCTGTGTTGAGCCTGATCAACTTTGGTTTTCTTCATTTCCCTGCTCGTGTTAGAGCTATCAGGCATTCTTGAACTATGCACATTCTCATCTAAGAGTGAAACAGGAATAAAGGAGTATTAGAGTTAAACTTGTAGTGACACAATCTTAAGCTCAAAGGGTAGATTGGCCTTGAAAGTTAAAACAAGGCTCTAAGAAACTACTGGTATAACTGGGATAAAAtaccaaaagaaaatcaaattaaaagaaatGAACAACTTGGAATTTGGCTCTGCAGAAATTGAATTTTACTATTTAGTTTTGGTAGTGTATTATTAGCATGACTGTGTTTTAAGCAAGGAAACATGAGACTTATTAGTAATTGGAAGAAATTCTGAGGTGAAACAATGAGTATGATGGGCCTCTAAAGATGTAGCAGATGAGACAGTAATGTCGTCAACCCACAACGTCCGCATATGTCAATTCAATAAGCATGCATAATACCAAAAAGAAAGGATCTTAGCCCAGTTGATATCTTTCACTGTTATgataaaactgttgtatttaaacTATATAACCAAATCCCAAAACACAATCAATAgaaaactataatagaaaaagaaacaaactaaTATATGAATTGTCCAATTCAAACAAACTCAGTTGTTTGGAGACACCACAACTCCCTCTACCCTATAACAAACCAGTAACCACTCAGAAGAATACATTATTTTTTATCAGGTAAGATAATCTAGCAACAAATATATAATAACTACTACTATCCCTACTATCCCTCAACCCCACACAAGTTGAGGTCACTATATGGAGCCTCTTTACCATTCTAATCTATTTTGGCCCGTCTCTATTCCAATACTGAACCTTTGCTTAAGGATACTCTTACTCTAGATTTCATAGTCTTATACGGACATACAAGTTGAGCTAGCAATAACTAACCTAGTAAAATAGTGTGTAACAGTTTCTCCAAAATAGAAGACAAAACAAACAAATTCGAATCAAAACTTAAATCAACTGGTCGCTGCACTTGGGAGCACAGATCGGTAGAGTCACCCAACAACTAAAAAACTTACCAATGGACATGGATTCAGGAGGTCTGATAGTacattttcctttgttttttaaCACCAACTGCTAACCAAAGAGGCACCTGTGTTGCTATTTGTGGACAGATAATTTGAATATTCAAAACAAAATTAGCACAAAACACTACAAAGCTTATgtaaaataaatttaattaaaGGAGGAAAATAATACATATACAAGATTGAGAGGATCCATTCTCATGTTTGGCATGTATCATCTTTTGAAAAAATTCCAACTGCACAAGCGATAAACAAGAAACTAAAGCTCACCGCTTTGGCATTACTTAAGAGCATGAAACAACACAAAATAAAGTGAAATTACTAAAAGGTGATTTGTATTAAAAATAGAAGCAGATCTTGGATTTTTAAGTTAGTGCA contains:
- the LOC104223554 gene encoding large ribosomal subunit protein bL21m-like, giving the protein MANRRCVQTLTRHLTYLLSPEPSSLHSLTSVSPQILTPKLLNSLNALTSSPKCPHITTKISSFHRNFCSNRPINSDDDEEGSEEETDDDDYDDDQDVEGLESNSEPSREYTPEEKEHEAAEIGYKVIGPLQKSDRVFKPYEPVFAIVQIGSHQFKVSNGDSIFTEKLKFCEVNDKLILNKVLLLGSTSQTIIGRPILPDAAVHAVVEEHALDAKVLIFKKKRRKNYRRTRGHRQELTKLRITDIQGIEKPEVAPPLKTEKKGVKKVAVAA